ATTTCCCTGGAAGAATAATTTATAAAGGACACGTACAGAGCACCTATCTGAAGAGGTTATCTATGTCTTCATCACTGATTTCTGCAAAGAGGGATTCTTCGAGTTTTCCCTCGCCCCTGTCCTTCTCTACCTTCTGGGTAATTTCCTCGAATATCCTTGTCAGCGTCTCAGACGCTTTTTTAACACGCAGCCTCACAAGACCAAGGGAAGACCTCCCGTCGAATATGACGACCAGAATTATCCTCTGGCCGATGAGAGAGATATGGATATTGTCTTTTTCCCCTTCGTGGAAGAGTATTGTGAATTCCTTCTCCCCCAGAAGCCGGGCGATACCTCCTGTTGCGGCAATGTTCCCTGCAGTAAGTGATGCGAGGGATGTAGTATCGATATCGTGAGTTTCCCCGGCTGATGCTATGAGCTGACCGTTCTTGTCAACAAGGAATACGACCTTTGCATTTGCTTGCTGATGCAGTTTCTGGAGTTCGACATCTATCCTCCGGAACTCCTCTTCATACATTACAAGATCAGAACCGGTCATGGTTTAAAACCTATCACATTTAACAGGAGATAATCAAGAAGCAAAACATGCTTCTTCCTTTTTCAGCTTTTCCCATTCCCTGTCAATCTCATCCTGGAATATCTTGATGATGCCTTCATTTTCAGGTTTGAAGAGGTGCTTAAACCTGCCCTGTGCTTTAATGAAATCCGTTACGGGCTTTTTCTCTTTCGGTTTAAAGGTTATCTTCGTTACCCCGTTCTCAATCTCGTAAAGCGGCCAGTAGCAGGTCTCGACCGCAAGCCTGCTGAGCAGAATTGCATCATCAGTCCTTGACCTCCAGCCCCTGTTGCAGGGCGCGAGGATATTCATGAATTTTGGTCCGGGTATTTCAAGGGCTTTTTTGACCTTCCTGACAAGATCAGCCCAGTGGCTGGGAGATGCCTGTGCCGCATAGGGGATGTTATGGGCAGCCATGATCTTGGTCAGGTTTTTCCTCTGTTCGGTCTTGCCGGGAACAACACTGCCTGCGGGCCTGGTCGTGGTATCAGCTCCAAATGGTGTTGCGCTTGAGCGCTGAATACCCGTGTTCATATATGCACCGTTGTCATAACAGATATAGAGCATGTTATGCCCTCTTTCCATTGCACCCGAAAGGCTCTGGAGCCCGATATCATATGTCCCCCCGTCACCGCCGAATGCGATAAACTTTATCTCCTTGTCAATCTTCCCCTGCTTCTTTAATGCACGGTACATGGTCTCAACCCCCGACAACGTAGCTGCAGCGTTTTCGAAGGCATTGTGAATCCAGGGGATCTTCCATGCAGTGTAGTCAGAAATACAGCTCGAAACCTCGAGGCACCCTGTTGAGTTTGATGCAACTACGGGATAATCAGATGCAAGGAGGACCATTTTTACCACTATGGGGGCACCACAGCCAGCGCAAAGCCGGTGACCTGGTGCCAGCAACACTTCCTTCTTTGAAAGCTCTTTTAGAGTAACTGCCTTTGCCATAACTATTCCCTCACTCCTATATATTCCTTGTAGCTCTTTACCTTTCCACTCCCTGCAAGTTCCACAAGTTCGTTCAGCACAAGCTCCGCGTGCTCGGGGAGATAATCCCTCCCGCCGAGGCCATATATTTTGTTGATGAGCACCGGTTTTTCCTTATACGGATAGAGACTTGTTGCGATGTCGAGATAGACCGGCCCGAATGAACAACCGAATGCGTCTGCCCTGTCAAGCACGCAGACCGCCTTGAGGTGCTTCAGTGCTTCTCCGATCTCAGTGTACGGGAAAGGCCGGTACAGGCGTGGTTTCAGAAGGCCAGCCTTAATCCCCTTTTCCCTGAATGCATCAACCACGTCTTTTGACGTGCCCGCTGCAGAACTCAGGATCACAAGAGCTATCTCTGCATCGTCAAGCCGGTACGACTCAAAGAGTTCGTATCTTCTGCCAGAAATCTTTTCATACTCTTCAGCAATATCCAGAACCACCTGTGCCACTTTTGTACTCACTTCTGCCTGAGCCCGCCTGAATTCCATATAATAGTCTGGGAGTATCAAAGGCCCGTAGCTGACCGGATGTGCAATATCGAGGAGCGGATTCAGTTGTCTGAATTCCCCGACAAAACTCTCCACCTCTTCATCCTCGAGGTACTCTATCCTCTCGATTGAATGACTGATAATAAACCCGTCCAGATTAATCATAATGGGCAATCTGATATCCATATGTTCTGCGATCCTGAATGCCTGAATAGTGTTGTCATATGCTTCCTGTGCATTCTCCGACCAGAGCTGAATCCAGCCTGCATCTCTCACTCCCATTGAATCAGAATGGTCTCCATGAAT
This is a stretch of genomic DNA from Nitrospirota bacterium. It encodes these proteins:
- a CDS encoding roadblock/LC7 domain-containing protein, whose product is MTGSDLVMYEEEFRRIDVELQKLHQQANAKVVFLVDKNGQLIASAGETHDIDTTSLASLTAGNIAATGGIARLLGEKEFTILFHEGEKDNIHISLIGQRIILVVIFDGRSSLGLVRLRVKKASETLTRIFEEITQKVEKDRGEGKLEESLFAEISDEDIDNLFR
- a CDS encoding thiamine pyrophosphate-dependent enzyme, whose product is MAKAVTLKELSKKEVLLAPGHRLCAGCGAPIVVKMVLLASDYPVVASNSTGCLEVSSCISDYTAWKIPWIHNAFENAAATLSGVETMYRALKKQGKIDKEIKFIAFGGDGGTYDIGLQSLSGAMERGHNMLYICYDNGAYMNTGIQRSSATPFGADTTTRPAGSVVPGKTEQRKNLTKIMAAHNIPYAAQASPSHWADLVRKVKKALEIPGPKFMNILAPCNRGWRSRTDDAILLSRLAVETCYWPLYEIENGVTKITFKPKEKKPVTDFIKAQGRFKHLFKPENEGIIKIFQDEIDREWEKLKKEEACFAS
- the porA gene encoding pyruvate ferredoxin oxidoreductase, which codes for MAKIVAITGNEAVANALRQVNPDVCAAYPITPQTDMMQRFSSFVSDGEVKTELILVESEHSSMSACVGASAAGGRVITATSSQGLALMFEILYIASGTRLPIVMPVVNRALSAPLNIHGDHSDSMGVRDAGWIQLWSENAQEAYDNTIQAFRIAEHMDIRLPIMINLDGFIISHSIERIEYLEDEEVESFVGEFRQLNPLLDIAHPVSYGPLILPDYYMEFRRAQAEVSTKVAQVVLDIAEEYEKISGRRYELFESYRLDDAEIALVILSSAAGTSKDVVDAFREKGIKAGLLKPRLYRPFPYTEIGEALKHLKAVCVLDRADAFGCSFGPVYLDIATSLYPYKEKPVLINKIYGLGGRDYLPEHAELVLNELVELAGSGKVKSYKEYIGVRE